CCATTCTCCGAGCGGATGAGCTGTCCAAGAAAGTACGACAAACCACCGAGGCAACGATCGATTCACGGCTACTCGTCAGCACTACCGACTTATCATATCGAAAAACCCTACGGCTGACCCAGGGCAGCCTCTCCCAAGGCCTTGACGTGGACGAGTTTGTGTCAAAGTGCATCACCTACATGAGACAAGGCCGTGGCATCACCGATGACAATGCGCCAGAATTGTCAAGTACTCAGCGGCAACGAAGAAGACCTACCAGAGGAGAcgaagatggcgacgacgatgttggcgacgatggcgataTGATGAACTGGCCTCATCTTGGCCGTTTCGCTTCATTGCCCTACATCCGCCGGCCAGCTCTCCCTGGGTTCCTCCTTGGTCCACTCTcagttgagaagaaggcacGCAAGATTACGAAACGAAGCGCGCCTTTCCGACCCAACAACTTGACAGAAACTCGCCCAGAGGTGCTGAACGTTGAGGATTTGGCCAAGAGAGAAAATGATCTCACCGCAATCTGCGGCAAGATCCTCCATCAACTACAGAACATCCAAGCCGATATCCAACAGACTGTGATGGACCTCATCGATGATGACATggatgaggacgagaagaCCAGGATCATGCACAATCATGGCCTTCGAAGCACTGGCGGTATCGATCTGATGCGGTTCGTTGTGAATCCCAAGTCGTTTGGACAGACAATAGAGAATATGTTCTATGTCAGCTTCCTCATTCGAGATGGGAGGGTCGAGATCGATTTTGATGAATTCGGCCTCCCAGCCCTAGGTGAGTTTGCCTGCCACGGAAAAGCTCCAATAACAACTAACACGGATTGCAGCGCCGGTGGATagagaagctgaagaagaagagccgACACGTCACGGTACGGCGAAGCACCAGGCGATTCTTTCAATGGACATGGAGACTTGGCGTGATATCATTGACACGTTCGGTCTACAAGAACCAATGATTGCGCATAGGAAAGAAGCGACGAATGCAGGCCCCGGAGCACGGGGTTGGTACAGCTGACGGAGGACTAGCTACTCCAACTGAGACGAATCGAGCCTCGACAACTCGAATCGTATTGTCATGAAAACCTTGATACCCTTGTTGTCCTCGATGGGCAGCATCTCTGAGAAGGCGATGTTGGGCTTGTGCACAGCCTTCTCTCGCGCCAGAAAGGCGcatcttctttgttctcGTCACCCCCTACTTGTGGATACAATAAGGAGGGAGGTGTGTCTGATCCATGTTTGACCAAGGCGTGTTTCTTTGACAGAGAAGGCTTGCAGTTAGAGAGGGGGCACACTTTATTTTTGGCGCACGGGGCTCAACATGAAAGGAATCTGGAGTCAAAGAAACTGTATAGACAAAGACCTTCCCTTGCATGAGCGCCTCGGTCACAGGGAATCTCGGTGAGGTTAATGTCAGTGGACTTTCTTCTTCAAAAGACTGGGGCCTCTCGTCTTGATCAAGATAATCTTGAACATCTCAAGACTCTCAATTCTTCCCATAACGCCTTGCCAACCCAGAAAACGCCTGCACTCCTCTTTGATTGCCGATCTACCCACCGACCAACCGACTATCTTGCAATTCTCTTGTGTTCCTCGTTACAATGCGCCCCAAAGCAGGCCGACACGAGGCTGGACCGGAGGAGCAGCTCCCCGCCGTTCAAGAGGACAAAACGCGCAACACACCATATGATGCTCTCACGGAACACTTTATCCGGCAAGTCAGTAGCCAGCTGAGACAAACACTTGCTCAGCTCGAGGGGACGACGAAGGGCACCTTATCCGAGCTGGACGAGAAAGTCGAGGGTATTATATATGAGGCCACGCCTGAGAGTCGCGATGAGGTCCGCAAAGCCTTGAAGGTGATGCGAGATGTCACCAAACAATATATCGAAGCagttgttgaggaggccatcgccgcctcGCGAAGCGACTCCCAGGTCTTTCAAGATATTCTGAttgagatggatgctgaAATGACCGACCGACATGCAACGGCGATGGCAGCGCTCGAGGCGAAGCTGGAGCAGGCCCAACAGACAGACGCAGTTTCCGGCGAGCCGACTACCAGGCCTCAAGCCGATCTCGAAGGCCGTGGCGCGTCTAACATGTCCTCCCGTACCAGCAATTCTGCTAGCTCTGCTGAAGGCTTCGAAGAGTTGTTTGGTGGCTCAAGCCGACCCAGAAGAACGACAGGGCAGAGTTCCCATCGCCCCCCGAAACCAACCGCAAGGGGCAGTTTCAAGTCGTCACAAAGCCAGAACAAGAATCATCCGTCCCTTTGGGACAGGGGAGGAAAACGTCAGGACAGTGTCGATTCGGCAGAGATTGGAAGCGAGTCCGGACCCAAGACTGATGTGCCGCTCGAGCCCGAGGATCTCAAGTCTACTGATTACGAGGATCTGGACCCGATGATGCGAAGCCTTTTGGAAGCCGGGGAGGATCTTCATCAGGAGTTTAAGAAGGACGCCAGCAAAGCTGGTACCGAAGAGTGGCAGGGCGAAACGGAATACGCCGACCTTCAGGAACAGCTCAACCAAGCCCTGTTGCAATACAATAAGCAAAAGGGCATGGTGATGCAGAAAAACCAGTTAATCGACGGGCTCATGGAGGAgatcgccaagctcaagaccaGCAACCTAGATCTCACCGCGAACCTGGAATCCATGGCCCAGGCCCCCAGCACAGGCGCCGCTAACACTCCTACCACAAATCAATTTAGTCACCTACGATCCGTAACATCCTTTCCTTTCAACAGCGCCGGGGGCTCTCCGCGCCCTAGCAATGTGGTCTGGGTCAGCATGTGGCTTCCCAAGGCCGTTCGGCTGCAGGTGGAGAGAGCTCAGGTAGCCATTAAACGCTGcgtcgccgaggaggctTCTTGCTCTGAGAAGATGTTGAAACTCGGTGGTGGCAAGCAGGCAaccaaggagaaggattGTCTCACAGCTCGACAGAGCTCATCGGAGAAGCATCGTCAAGATTTCACACTAATCATGGGCTTTTTGGACGAGCTATCGAGACACTCCAAGAAGAGTCAGAGCTCTCTTGCAGATGAACTCTCGGGAATGGAGTCGGCTGGCTCGATCTCGACTCTGAGAAAGATTCCGACTCCTGACTCCTCTAACTCAGGCGGCCAGACTCCGACAGGTACTGAAGGTAGCAAGAAATCAGCCTCTGAGTCTGGATATTCTGTATCTCAAGTCCGGGATGCTTCGACATCGCCCAAGGAGCCTGCCGGCGAGACCCATGACAGCTCGACATCGCCCAAGAACCAAGGCACTACACCTAAGCTACCATCACCTCTTGCAGAATCCCACACTCCTCCAGCAAGCAACACTCCTCCAGCAAGCAACGCTCCTCCAGCAAGCAACACTCCCCCAGCAAGCAACACTGCTCCCCCGGAAGCTTCCCCGGAAGCCCCCCCGGAAGGCAACAACGAGCAGGCGAGGGAGCTAGACGACCCTGCGAGTGCAACGCTCAGGGCGGTCGAGGTCATCGACTCAGGGGTGCTTGGGATGTGGTCCTTCTTTGCCCATGTTGGCCTGGTCGCCATGACACATGCAGGAGCCTGGGTTCGCGTCTGCAAGTTCATCTTCCAGATCTTCACTTATATCATGAACCAAATCAGCAGGGCGGTACGTCTGGTCTGGCCGTTTGGCCGTGGTGCAGACGAGGAGTCGCCGGCGCCTAGGTTTCCCAAACTGCCGTCACCCGGAtgcttcatcgtcgtcatgtACTACTGCGCGGCCTTTCTGACGTTCCAGGTGTACATGGCATCCCAGCGAGAGAGGAACATCTGGTTTGAGGCCAACGGGCTAACGAGGAAGTACATGCTGGAGCGCAGCCGGAGTGAGAGTAGGTGGCTCATCTACGGGGTAGATGGGAACTTAATGGTGGGAAGGAAAGATATCGAGAGTTTTTTCAAGCTGATTTACATGCTTGCGATGAGGGCTCTGCAGCACTTGTATCGTTTAGCATACGGCACGCCTAGGATATTGGGATTGGGCCAGTAGTGTTGGAGTTGGTGTGACACTTGATGGATGCTCATTGCTTGTATTTCAGTCttgtttggtgttgatgtgtAGGTCAGAGTGAAGGCTATCTCGTTTGGTCTAGGTTAGTGATTTTCAATACCTAGTTAGTTATGCTATCATTCTTTCTTGGATAGGGCAACTAGGAAGCGAATTTGGAATTGGTGACCAGGGTTGATTGACAAATTATGCTTGATGATCCCTCATGCACCATGTCTCGGA
This window of the Fusarium keratoplasticum isolate Fu6.1 chromosome 3, whole genome shotgun sequence genome carries:
- a CDS encoding Non-structural maintenance of chromosomes element 4 produces the protein MPTRQQDSSEEESHSRSPTPSSRATPAHRSMAMRERERENMRNASASKRKRADTRTAESSNFRRRTVEPSADSDDDGDDVYDPDQPLEERRKVQQGFRDLLREVTENTEEYLQSDSRGLHDAILRADELSKKVRQTTEATIDSRLLVSTTDLSYRKTLRLTQGSLSQGLDVDEFVSKCITYMRQGRGITDDNAPELSSTQRQRRRPTRGDEDGDDDVGDDGDMMNWPHLGRFASLPYIRRPALPGFLLGPLSVEKKARKITKRSAPFRPNNLTETRPEVLNVEDLAKRENDLTAICGKILHQLQNIQADIQQTVMDLIDDDMDEDEKTRIMHNHGLRSTGGIDLMRFVVNPKSFGQTIENMFYVSFLIRDGRVEIDFDEFGLPALAPVDREAEEEEPTRHGTAKHQAILSMDMETWRDIIDTFGLQEPMIAHRKEATNAGPGARGWYS